From Qipengyuania soli:
AAGACCTGGAGCGCGACATTGCCCTCGCGCAGGCGCGGCAGGTCCATGTGGCCGCGTCCGGCGCGCTCGAGCAGGTCGCGCTTCCACAACAGCGTGTCGGAGTGCAGGTCGACGATGTCGAGCGTGGCATGGAGCGCCTTCGCCTCGTCCGAAACCGGGATGAGCGGCTGACCGTCGATCTTGTTCATTCCGCGCTCGACGATTCCGGGACCGAGAATGAAGAACCCGCCCAGGGCAACAACCAGGAGGATGCCGATGCCGGCGAGGATCTTTCGGCGGCGGGTCATGCTGCTTTCTCCAGGGTGACGAAGCTGTAGGCCGGGCGCCCGTCGTCGGCCGAATGATCCTCGCGCGCAACTTCCGACCATTCGGAGCCGGTTTCGGGCATGAAGGTGTCGCCCTCGAAATCGCCGTGGACTTCGGTCAGCTCGATCCGGTCGGCGAGCGGTTCGAACAGCCGGTAGATTTCTGCGCCGCCGATCACCGAACAGTCGCTGTTCGCCACCAGATCGAGCGCTTCATTGACGCTGTGCACGACCTCCGCGCCCTCAGCCTGCCAGCTCTTGCTGCGGGTCAGGACGATGTGGCGACGACCCGGCAGCGGCTTGGGAAAGCTCTCGAACGTCTTCCTCCCCATGATCATCGGCATTCCCATGGTCAGCCGCTTGAAGCGCTTCAGATCGTTGGGAATGTGCCAGGGAATTCCGCCATCCTTGCCGATCACGCCGTTCGCGGCGCGGGCGTAGATCAGGAACATGCCCATCAGCGGTCCAGCCGGGTGACATGACCCATCTTGCGCCCTGCCCGCACCTCGGCCTTGCCGTAGTCGTGAAGATGCGTGTCCGGCGTCGACAGGAAGGACTGCGCCGAGGAAATTGCGTCACCGATGATATTGGTCATCTCGACCGCCTTCGCCACGGTGGAGGTATCGCCCAGCGGCAATCCAGCCACCGCACGGATGTGGTTCTCGAACTGGCTGGTGACTGCCCCCTCGATGGTCCAGTGACCCGAATTGTGGACGCGCGGTGCCATCTCGTTGAACACGGGACCGCTCTTCGTCGCAAAGAATTCCAGTGTCAGCACGCCCACGTATT
This genomic window contains:
- a CDS encoding dihydrofolate reductase → MGMFLIYARAANGVIGKDGGIPWHIPNDLKRFKRLTMGMPMIMGRKTFESFPKPLPGRRHIVLTRSKSWQAEGAEVVHSVNEALDLVANSDCSVIGGAEIYRLFEPLADRIELTEVHGDFEGDTFMPETGSEWSEVAREDHSADDGRPAYSFVTLEKAA